The Nicotiana tabacum cultivar K326 chromosome 5, ASM71507v2, whole genome shotgun sequence sequence AATTCCTGCTCTCCTCAGGTAGTAACTCCAAACACTTCTGGCTGCATTGGATGTGAAGAACAGATGTAGTAATGACTCCTCCTTAGGATCAGCACAGCACCAACATTTAGATGGCATGGAGTATCCTAGTTTACGCAAGAAATCATCAAGTGGCAGTTTGGCTTTCCACACCTTCCACAggaagaaggatatcttgaaAGGTAAACCTTTTACCCATATCATCTTGTAAGCTAATCATGGGTTGGCTATTCTTCGCAGGTAATCCCATGCAGATTTTACTGTAAAATGTCCCCTTGTTTCAAGCATCCAAAAGGGAGTATCTAACTATGACCTTTCAGTTGGTGGTCTAATATTCTGCACAATGTGGTgcgccaaatcttcaggtagGCTCTCAAACATTTTATCCACATTCCACATACCATTTTCAACCAGATTATTTACTTTATGAGTATCGTCATCGATACCAAACTCTGCAGGCACTTGAAAATATAAGGCTCCCAACTCAGTCCAATTGTCGAACCAGAATTGAGTCGATCCCATTCTCAGTTTCCAGTAGATTTGATGCTCAATCATGTCCCTACATTCTAGCATTTTTCTCCACACGTGGGATCCATGCTTCCAAGGTACAATTACTACATTTAGTTTCTTGCAGTACTTTTGACTAATAAATGCACTCCATAAAGTGGGCTTAGTCCTGAAATTCCATCACAATTTGTAGAACAGTGCCTTGGATACGTCATGTAGGGACCTGAACCCTATGCCTCCCTCCTCAAAAGGCATACAAAGGTTAGTCCAAGATGACCAATGTCTAGTGCTCCCTCCTACATTGCTGCTCCAGAAAAACTTGGCAAAAATGCTATGTAATTTGTTGATCACATAAATTGGAGGATTAACTGCTGACAACATATGAATTGGGATACTCTGCAGGACATTTGCAATTAAAACAGCTCTGCCTCCTACAGATAGGAGTTTTCCTTTCCATGACTGAAGTTTGTCCATAACCTTGGTGATTAATCCCTGGTAATAGTCTCCCCttcttcttgcataaaaaataggACAGCCAAGATAGGTCACAGGgaaacattgtcttcgtataccTGTAATCCTTTCCACTTTGTTAATCACCTCATTATCCGTTAAATGATGCAGGTATATGGCTAATTTGGCTTTGTTCACCAGTTGACTAGATGATGATTCATAAGCTTGCAAAACCTCCATGACAAGTCTCAACGAAGTTTTATCAGATGAGCAGAAAATGATTGTATCATCAGCGTATGATAGATGATTTATTTTTAGGCTCCATTCTGGCATTCCAAAACCACAGAAATACATGTTAGTGTGTAGTGAATTCAATCCCCGAGAAAGTGCTTCTTCAGCCAGAATGAATAGAGTTGGTGACAAAGGGTCACCCTGTTTAACTCCCCTCAATGATTTGAAGAAACTATTAGGCTGACCATTTATAAGAATAGAGTACCAATTGTTCCCAATCAAATCAAAGATCAAGCCAATAAAAGCTTCAGGAAATCCCATTTTCCTGAGTATTTTGGTAAGGAATAGCCATGATAGCCAATCGTAAGCTTTTGTCATATCAAGCTTAAACATAACGTTTGGACCTGCTTTTGTTCTCAACCTAATATCCGTAATGATCTCTTGAGTTAACAACAAGTTCTCAACTATGCTTCTGCCCTTCACAAAACCTACTTGTTCCTCCGAGATTATGTTTGGTAATAATTCAACCAATCTCTCATGAATAACCCTAGAGAAAATCTTGTTAACAAAGTTGCTAAGACTGATTGGTTTCATGTCCGCAAAGGTCGTAACTTCTTTTTTATTTGGTAATAAAATCAGGTTTGTGTGCATCACACTCTTTGGCAACTACTGACCGCAAAAGAAAACCTTGACCATGCGGACTACATCTTCTTCAATAATTTCCCAGTATGTTTGGTAAAAGGCTCCAGCGAATCCATCCAGTCCACCAGCTGAGTCTTCATTCAACCCCATAACTGCTCTCTTCACTTCTTCATTGGAAGGCAAGGACATCAATCTTTCATGTTGATCACGATATACCATTGAAGATACATGATTTAGAATGTCAAAATCATTTGGAACTGCAGTCTCGGTAAATTGATCCTTGTAGAACTTTATTGCTTCTTCTGCTATTAAGTGATCTTCTTCGATCTAGTTACCAAGGATATTCTATATCCTTGATAATTTTAGTCTCTTCCTTTTCCCATTAACTTGAGCATGGAAGAATTTAGTGTTTCTATCGCCATCTTTGAACCATGACATGCCAGCTTTTTGTCTCTAGAATTCTTCTTCTAATGCAAGATATTTAATCATTTCAGCTTGGACTTGTTTTAATTTTTGTCTATTCATCTATGTacgattgacttcaaattgtcTTTTATGAACCAATACCACCTCCTCATGGATTGCAATCTTCTGGAATATATCTCCATATGTAGCTTTGCTCCCGGTAGATAGTGCTTGTTTAAGCTTCTTTAACTTGTAGTTAAAAATGTAGAAAGGGTTAGCACTAAAATCAACATTCCAATTCTCCTTTACTACATCTTTGAAGGTTTCATGCTTTGTCCAGAAGTTAAGAAATCTGAATGACTTCTTAATTGGAGGAGTTTCTATATCACATTTCAGCAGCATTGGGCAATGATCAGACCCAATTTTGGATAGGTGAGTTATCTCCAATCCAGGAAATGTCTGTTGCAATTCATTATTGCCAAAACATCTGTCCAATCTTTTAAAAATGCAGTCCTCCTCTGATCttccattccaccatgtaaatatgcTTCCTTTAAAACCCAAGTCTGTCAAATTGCAGGTATTGATGTAGTGTCTGAACTCATCTACTTCAATGAGAGAAACTGGCAAGCCCCCATATTTCTCTTCCTCATCCCATATCACATTAAAGTCGCCTCCAACTAGCCAAGGTACTGTCATATCTGATGCCATTGCATACAACGTATCCCATAGTTCTATTCTTTCAGTGCGATCACATTTGGCATAGACAAGTGTAAGGTTGAGCTCAACATGTGTTTCAGAGTGCATTAATCTCAAAGTCAGCTGTTGAGtcatgttatataaaatagtaacctcaaaatttcatcaataaaatccCAAATCTTATTTGACACATTCACCACACCATTTTGCCAAACCAATTCTTGCTCTATACCTCTCCATTTTGTGAGACTATTGCATAGGCTCAAGGATGCCTATGAACTCAAAATGATGTTTTCTGTGCATTGTAATCAGCCTTTCAAATGCTTGCATTGTGTTTACTGACCTAACATTCCATATAATGGCATCCATtaaatgttttgggatttggatagTGTTCTCCTTGTTTGTACTCCACTAACTGGGACAGTAGAAGTCTTTTTTGACTATTTGTTTTCCCTTTGATGCAGATTTTACTAGTTCAATAAGCCTTGGCGATAGATCTCCCTGCTTGGCAACATTAAGGAAATTTTGTGCAGTGGATTCCTCATCCATGTCTCTACCTTTAAGTTCTGCATGGTGAACTTGATCATGTGCTTCTACTGCTTCTTTTGATGAAACAATATCCTCTGCCTAGTTGATAAGTTCGGCATCTTTTTCAGCATGTTCATTGGTCAACAACATTGTATTGTTCAGTGGAACGTTACTTCCTGCTACATCCTGCACGTTGCTCAATGGAACAATACTTCTTGCATAAACCTGCACTGTCATAGCTTGGTTCTTGTCTGCATTCttgtcttgtttcttgtctgcATTTTCAGCTTCTTTCAGGACATCACTAACAACCTTATGTGAAGTCCCTCCTGGATCTATAATATTAATGTTCCCCTCTTTTGTCTTTTCTGTTGCTGCATTTGTGCATTCACTGATGCTTTGAATATTGATTGCATTGGCATTACCATTAACACTTTGATCCTCATATTCCACTTCATTTCCTTCAAATTCTTCATCACTATGCATTGTATCTGGAATCTGACCATCTGCTAAGTCTTCCTCTATTTGGTTGAGCCATAATCTCCCTCCtgcccctttttctttttcattgtccTGAATTTCTCAAAATCTGTATCTTTaacaaattcattttctttgttgtttGCTAATTGTTGTTCAACTTTGGTATCCTGTGAAGGAATATCTTGACATGAAGTATTGACTTGAACTACATTATTTTTGAATGCCATTTGGACCCAGTGGGCAGTTGACTCATTGTGAAAATGCTGTTCATTCCCCAAATTTTTTTGTACACAATCAGTTGTTGATTCCCTATTTGCTGCATGATTTCTTATTGTTGTATGATTGAAAGTAGGTGCTGCAGGGTTCAGTTTGTTGGGTTGTGTCTTGGATGATTGCCTCCTAGATGAGCTAGGAGAAGTTACCTTTTGTACCATTTGTCTAGTTGAAAAATCAAATTCCTGCTCCTCTAATTCATTATCTACACCTGCTGTGGAAATATTTTGCTGAATATCATAATTGCCTGTTGTTTTTTGAACTGGGGTTTCCTCCACAGCTGCCAGTTGGTTGCCTTCATTAATCTCACCATTTTCAATTTGTAGCACTGCAAATTGGTTGGTTGTTTATATTTGTTTTGTCACAGCTGTATTGTTAACAAGAACCATTTCTTTCCCTAATGCAGTAGTACCTTCAGCTTGTTTGCCTTTGTTTAGTCCCCTATTGTCGCGAACTTCCTTCCATTGAGGGCCTGCGTTACCAACTATCTTAGCACTAGTAAGGATCATCAAAGGAGCATCATGTTTTGCAGGTTTCTTAGCGCCTTGTTTCACATTTTCGGCATTTTCCTGTTTCTTAGTGCCTTGTTTTACCTGCTCGTTTACTGTTGTATTCGCCATCAATTCCGGATGAATTCTCCAACATTCCATCATGTCATGGCCTTGTAATTTACACTCCTTGCAATACTTGGGTAAATAATCATACCTGATTGATACCATTTAGTTCTAACACCACCTGTTTCTTCATTCTCGATCTCCAAACGCACTTTAGTAGGATGATCAACGAGCAGGTCAATTAAAACCTTAACGTGTGCATAGCTTGGCCTTGTTTTGTTAGTAGTATCCAAGTCCAGATGTTGTGGCTTTCCCACAACAGATGCTAATGAAAATAGACATTCTTTGACAAAATATGTGGGTAGCAGATTTGGAAACGAAATCCATGCCATTACCTTGGGTGTTTCCTCCCCGGCCTTGAATTTAGCATCGTAAATCAATGTTCGCAACTGGTATTGCTGTCCAGTCTTGtctttcacataatacaaatTTTTTGATGAGAAATCGACAAAATCTTGCCATAACGTCAATCTTATTAACACATGCCTATCACGAAGGTGACCAATAGTACACTCGCCTTTAATTCCACATTGAATCGGGACAATTCGACGCAGTTCCTTAAGCTCATGCCATCCATACGAAAATTTGCACACAACAGCATATTGCAAATCATCGATCTTcttcctagggttagctaatccctttggaaacattaaagaacaagaataattaaagaaacaataaatcacttcataaaagaataaaaatcattcaatacataaacacaacaaggtatttaatccactctttaaaaatgaatatttccataaacaagattcaagtactgaataaaatactacacacttagatatacaatacaaagcaaggaaataaagaaagcaacataattgggtaagaaatccttaaccacaagcttcaaatcttcaagaccaaagtgtgCGTGCAAAgccctagcttccaaaacttgttctctcAAGCCCTaagaactgaaaataagccaaagaccTCCCAAAATATCTGATTGGACGAGTATAAAAATAGTTTGGAAATGAGAACATGTCAAATGCCTAATATGCCCAGGTCTAATGCCCGTCGACCGCCTCTGTGGATGAATTCTCGCAAATGTCGATACCTTATCGCTGAAGCAGGATGTTGAAATATGCTTGACACAGCAGATGCGGACTCCAAAAGCGCAGATGCGCTACCGCAAAAGTGGAAAATGACTCGCAGATGTGATTCCTGGCAAAAGGTCCAGCTCCGCAGATGCGTTTCTACTCTCGTAGTTGCGGAGTCACTTCTGCGACAACTCTTTCGCAGATGCGGGATCACTGGAGAGTTTTGCAATATTTTCAACCtcttttgctcaattccacttcaattcaattcaaatcacttcataacatcatttacctgaaaatctaacaatacacaccataaacgacctcatattatagttaaaagacataaaagctaaagaaaagagactagaatgagtggtaaaatcaccactcatcaattCCTGGATggtggttcctccgagtgaataCGCTTTGCCCGAGGTTGGTTCTCCTAGGGCCGAAGAGGCAGGATCAACAAGAGTGTTCTCTAACTTCGAGGTAGTCTGCCGGCTTCACTTAGTGGTGAGTTTAGGTGCAATTTTTCTGTATTGCGCGTCCTCCTATCTTCATCGAGTTTTCCTTTTACATGCTTGTGATGGGCTAAGGTCTGAGCTGCTTCGTCAAGGAGCCAGACTTCGGAAGGTTCTGGATGAGGGcaagtcccttaggctccttagtgaggagaaggaggttgagttgttgcattggcgatatgaggcgtaccagagcttgaattacgagagctatttgatggagcaggtaaacTTTTGTAGCACGCGCCTCGCTTCTTATGGACATTAAGGTTAACCGTTTTTTGTTATATTAGTTGCAGAAAAGACGGAGGCCTTGGAATACCTTAAGGGCGACATCGACCGCATCGGAAATGCTTGCAATGAGCTAAAGGCTCAGgtgcaagctcaagctttagaggagacaGGCGCTTTGACCAAGGTCCCTGCCTTTGAAGCCCAACTCCTCTTGGCTCGTgacaatgccaaagttcaagcaGATATGATCGGGAGACTTGAATATGATCTCTCAAAGATCAGGGCTGAGATAAtcgatgcccgggctgaagcggCATTAAGCCGAACCAAGGCTGATTAGGAGATGGCGATTCGTATGAAGAACGTTACTGATGCTCAAGCCGAGCTGAAGCGAGCCCTCCACGGGGAGAAGAGTATTGAGGAATATATTCGTTGCAtatcccgaagagaggtactcgaggagatTAGTGAAAGTGGCTTCGTtctctcggaggaattggctcgagcaagggcggaTGAGCGTGATGCTTGGTCCCT is a genomic window containing:
- the LOC142180921 gene encoding uncharacterized protein LOC142180921; protein product: MTQQLTLRLMHSETHVELNLTLVYAKCDRTERIELWDTLYAMASDMTVPWLVGGDFNVIWDEEEKYGGLPVSLIEVDEFRHYINTCNLTDLGFKGSIFTWWNGRSEEDCIFKRLDRCFGNNELQQTFPGLEITHLSKIGSDHCPMLLKCDIETPPIKKSFRFLNFWTKHETFKDVVKENWNVDFSANPFYIFNYKLKKLKQALSTGSKATYGDIFQKIAIHEEVIEEDHLIAEEAIKFYKDQFTETAVPNDFDILNHVSSMVYRDQHERLMSLPSNEEVKRAVMGLNEDSAGGLDGFAGAFYQTYWEIIEEDVVRMVKVFFCGQ